A single region of the Triticum dicoccoides isolate Atlit2015 ecotype Zavitan chromosome 2B, WEW_v2.0, whole genome shotgun sequence genome encodes:
- the LOC119363883 gene encoding uncharacterized protein LOC119363883: MPKRSTGRWHRRGLARRSAGEPKQLCTVSSSPFLGAGAMPPAAAVVLRMPISSSSSRRTCMLLCVHPKLSCGYNRVVGQRSLCNYQNSTLAVSVSKAREKRTLQLKGGGVSLREELLKNDEGRRHCFSFP; this comes from the exons ATGCCCAAAAGGTCGACCGGGAGGTGGCACCGGAGGGGCTTGGCGAGAAGGTCGGCCGGGGAACCGAAGCAATTGTGCACCGTCTCCTCCTCGCCCTTTCTCGGAGCTGGAGCTATGCCACCGGCGGCGGCAGTAGTGTTAAGGATGCCTatttcgtcgtcgtcgtcgag GAGAACCTGCATGTTGTTGTGTGTGCATCCAAAGCTGTCGTGCGGCTACAACAGG GTTGTGGGACAACGGTCCCTGTGCAACTATCAGAATAGCACGCTGGCGGTGAGCGTCTCCAAGGCAAGGGAGAAGAGGACGTTGCagctcaagggggggggggtctcACTACGTGAAG AATTATTGAAGAACGATGAGGGCCGGAGACATTGTTTCTCTTTTCCATAG
- the LOC119367750 gene encoding uncharacterized protein LOC119367750 — MSYPCLRRAAVPVKRVWLGLRGRLGLRRSTGLGELRREVRTCEYDDVHVMWELLSGMDGSAPRKYVHVAATAAMVDAAARKKLRGRRRTRRADAESAAWSRLFSSCCAF, encoded by the exons ATGTCGTACCCCTGCCTTCGCCGCGCGGCCGTGCCGGTAAAGCGGGTCTGGCTCGGCCTCCGCGGGCGCCTCGGCCTCCGTCGATCCACCG GTCTTGGCGAGCTGCGCAGGGAGGTCCGCACGTGCGAGTACGACGACGTGCACGTCATGTGGGAGCTGCTCAGCGGCATGGACGGCAGCGCGCCGCGGAAGTACGTGCacgtagccgccaccgccgccatggttGACGCCGCCGCCCGGAAGAAGctgagggggaggaggcggacgaggagggCCGATGCCGAATCCGCCGCGTGGAGCCGCCTCTTCTCTTCCTGCTGCGCCTTCTGA